In a genomic window of Chryseobacterium sp. G0162:
- a CDS encoding alpha/beta hydrolase family protein — MKLKCTIFILFIMACSLYGQKKPLDHSVYDNWQNIGARKISDDGKWIAYSVDVQEGNPNLFLYSVKNKISKKFERGTKVDFTGDSRFAVFQIRPLYKDIKAVKDKKLKKNKLTKDSLAIMDVLNGKTEKIPNVKTFKIPEKMGSYVAYLLEDTKDKSADKDDNDENKEEDKNAKPLQLVVRNLLDGKITTYDNVIRYEFSKNGKQLAFVTKKPEEKKDKKEEKDSTDGKSEDKKDKDTDKSKPKKYTLETVQIVDLQKGTVTKISEMEGDFSQLSFDEVGSQLAFVGTSSAQNDLVKLYNLYYFNFKGNKQELITNQNTQMKKDWVISENRVPLFSKNGKQLYFGVAPRPIAKDTAMIANDHAVVDIWNYRDDYLQTVQLKELKNDLKKSYAAVMQTEKPDFFRNIDGADLDTLRLVNEGNADFALGVTSLNNRISSQWEGSTKKTYFVIDNKTGERTEIIKNLDGSVAVSPLGKFVVIFDSEKGKWLSYNVKTKQTLPLTSGLPVSFVDEEFDMPDFPNAYGIASWTDNDESVIIRDRYDLWEFFLNGSKKPRNITNGFGRKNKVTFDTYDLDKDIKSLNRKSSIYLSAFDNTTKANGIFKTSIQSNTDPVKIQMEEVWGYRSLQKAKNAEEYIVVKESYTDSPNIFTTSDFSKQQKISDTNPQQNLYNWGTDELVHWTTPKGNTSTGVLYKPEDFNPNKKYPMIVYFYEKLSDNLNRYVAPSPTPSRLNISYFVSNGYLVFTPDISYTDGLPGESAMEYINSGVEKLKQNAWVDGTKIGIQGQSWGGYQVAYLIAHTDMYAAAWSGAPVVNMTSAYGGIRWGSGMNRQFQYEKSQSRLGKNLWEAPDLYIKNSPLFAIDKVKTPVAIMSNDQDGAVPWYQGIEMFTALRRLGKPAWLLNYNGDDHNLIKRQNRKDIQIREQQFFDYYLKGAKAPVWMTKGIPATQKGKDWGFELTDDKPN; from the coding sequence ATGAAGTTGAAATGTACAATTTTTATTCTGTTCATCATGGCTTGCAGTCTGTATGGGCAGAAGAAGCCTTTGGACCATTCTGTCTATGACAATTGGCAAAATATAGGTGCGAGAAAAATCTCAGATGATGGAAAATGGATTGCCTATTCTGTAGATGTTCAGGAGGGAAATCCTAACCTTTTTTTATATTCAGTTAAAAATAAAATTTCAAAGAAATTTGAGAGAGGGACAAAAGTTGATTTTACAGGTGATTCCAGATTTGCTGTTTTTCAGATCCGCCCATTGTATAAAGATATAAAAGCGGTAAAAGATAAAAAGCTTAAAAAGAATAAACTCACAAAAGACAGTCTTGCAATAATGGATGTTTTGAATGGCAAGACGGAGAAAATTCCTAATGTAAAAACATTTAAAATTCCTGAAAAAATGGGTTCTTATGTGGCCTATCTTCTGGAAGATACCAAAGATAAATCTGCAGATAAGGATGACAATGACGAAAATAAGGAGGAAGATAAAAATGCAAAACCATTGCAACTGGTAGTACGAAATCTTCTGGATGGAAAAATTACAACGTATGATAATGTAATCCGCTATGAGTTCAGTAAAAATGGTAAGCAACTCGCTTTTGTGACCAAGAAACCGGAGGAGAAAAAGGATAAAAAAGAGGAAAAGGATTCAACGGATGGAAAATCTGAAGATAAAAAAGATAAAGATACTGATAAATCAAAACCAAAGAAATACACTCTTGAAACCGTACAGATAGTAGATTTGCAAAAAGGAACGGTAACTAAAATTTCGGAAATGGAAGGTGATTTTTCACAATTATCTTTTGATGAGGTAGGAAGCCAATTGGCATTCGTAGGCACTTCTTCTGCACAAAATGATTTAGTAAAGCTGTACAATTTGTATTACTTTAATTTTAAAGGAAATAAGCAGGAGTTAATCACCAATCAAAATACCCAAATGAAAAAAGACTGGGTAATTTCTGAAAATCGTGTACCTCTATTCAGTAAAAATGGAAAGCAACTGTATTTCGGTGTTGCTCCAAGACCTATTGCAAAAGATACCGCAATGATTGCGAATGACCATGCTGTGGTGGATATCTGGAATTACAGAGATGATTATCTACAAACGGTACAGCTTAAAGAATTGAAAAATGATTTGAAAAAATCTTACGCTGCAGTAATGCAAACAGAGAAACCTGATTTCTTTAGGAATATTGATGGGGCAGATCTGGATACTTTACGATTGGTAAACGAAGGAAATGCTGATTTTGCATTGGGAGTTACCAGCTTGAATAATCGTATTTCTTCGCAATGGGAAGGTTCAACAAAGAAAACCTATTTTGTGATTGATAACAAAACAGGAGAAAGAACAGAAATCATTAAAAACTTAGATGGTTCGGTTGCTGTCTCTCCATTGGGGAAATTCGTTGTAATTTTTGATAGTGAAAAAGGAAAATGGTTGAGCTATAATGTTAAAACAAAACAAACGTTGCCTCTTACTAGTGGATTGCCGGTTTCTTTTGTGGATGAAGAGTTTGATATGCCGGATTTTCCAAACGCTTACGGAATTGCTTCCTGGACGGATAATGATGAGTCTGTCATTATCAGAGACCGCTATGACCTTTGGGAATTTTTCCTGAACGGCTCAAAGAAACCAAGAAATATTACGAATGGATTTGGACGTAAAAATAAAGTAACATTTGATACTTACGATTTAGATAAAGATATTAAGAGTCTAAACCGAAAATCTTCTATCTATTTGTCTGCATTTGATAATACAACTAAAGCAAACGGGATTTTTAAAACTTCTATCCAGTCAAATACAGATCCTGTAAAAATTCAAATGGAAGAGGTATGGGGATATCGTAGTCTTCAAAAAGCAAAAAATGCAGAAGAATATATTGTAGTAAAAGAATCCTATACAGATTCACCGAATATTTTTACAACATCAGATTTCTCAAAACAACAAAAAATAAGCGACACCAATCCGCAACAAAACCTTTATAATTGGGGAACGGACGAGTTGGTACATTGGACAACACCAAAAGGAAACACGTCTACAGGAGTTTTATACAAGCCGGAAGATTTCAATCCGAACAAAAAATATCCTATGATTGTCTATTTTTATGAAAAACTTTCTGATAATCTGAACCGTTATGTGGCTCCTTCACCAACCCCTTCAAGATTAAATATTTCTTATTTTGTGAGCAACGGATATTTGGTTTTTACACCTGATATTTCTTACACAGACGGACTTCCCGGAGAATCAGCAATGGAATATATTAATTCCGGAGTTGAAAAACTGAAGCAAAACGCTTGGGTAGATGGTACTAAAATAGGAATTCAGGGACAAAGCTGGGGCGGTTATCAGGTAGCTTATCTTATTGCGCATACTGATATGTATGCCGCTGCCTGGAGCGGTGCTCCTGTAGTCAATATGACTTCTGCCTATGGAGGGATCCGATGGGGTTCAGGAATGAACAGACAGTTTCAATATGAAAAATCGCAAAGCAGACTTGGAAAGAATCTATGGGAAGCACCGGATCTTTATATTAAAAATTCACCGCTTTTTGCTATTGATAAAGTAAAAACTCCGGTAGCTATTATGAGTAACGATCAGGATGGTGCAGTGCCATGGTATCAGGGAATCGAAATGTTTACAGCATTACGCCGTCTCGGAAAACCGGCATG
- the htpG gene encoding molecular chaperone HtpG, whose product MTKGNINVSVENIFPLIKKFLYSDHEIFLRELISNATDATLKLKHLTSIGEAKVEYGNPKLEVKIDKEQKTLRIIDQGIGMTGEEVEKYINQVAFSGAEEFLEKYKDTAKDSGIIGHFGLGFYSAFMVAEKVEILTKSYKDEPAVRWICDGSPEFTLEETTDKTDRGTEIILHIAEDSVEFLEEAKIRELLLKYNKFMPVPIKFGTKTHTLPLPEDAPEDAVAETEEVDNIINNPTPAWTIAPSDLTNEDYMKFYHELYPMQFEEPLFHIHLNVDYPFNLTGVLFFPKLSNNLNIDKDKIQLYQNQVFVTDEVKGIVPDFLMLLRGVIDSPDIPLNVSRSYLQADGAVKKISSYITKKVADKMASLINENREDYEQKWNDIKVVIEYGVVTEEKFAEKADKFTLYPTTDGKYFLWNELVDKITPTQTDKDNKLVILYATNADEQHSYIQSAKDKGYEVLLLDSPIISHVIQKLETTKENISFARVDADHINNLIKKDEPVISKLNETEKESLKKNVEEAIQDSKFTVQLEDLDSNDAPFTITQPEFMRRMKEMQATGGGGMFGMGGFPEMYNLVVNSNSELSNQILKTENAEEKQSLIKYALDLAKLSQNLLKGKDLTDFIQRSYKQLEK is encoded by the coding sequence ATGACGAAAGGAAATATTAATGTATCGGTGGAAAATATTTTCCCACTTATTAAAAAGTTTCTTTACAGTGACCACGAAATATTCTTAAGAGAGCTGATTTCTAATGCTACGGATGCTACTTTAAAACTAAAACATTTAACAAGTATTGGTGAAGCAAAGGTAGAATATGGAAATCCTAAGCTTGAAGTTAAAATTGATAAAGAACAGAAAACGTTACGTATCATAGACCAAGGTATTGGTATGACCGGTGAAGAGGTTGAAAAATACATCAACCAGGTTGCATTCTCAGGAGCTGAAGAGTTTTTGGAAAAATATAAAGATACCGCAAAGGATTCAGGAATTATCGGACACTTCGGACTTGGGTTCTACTCTGCTTTTATGGTAGCTGAAAAAGTAGAAATCCTTACCAAATCTTATAAAGACGAACCCGCAGTAAGATGGATCTGCGACGGAAGCCCGGAATTCACCCTTGAAGAAACAACTGATAAAACTGATAGAGGAACAGAAATCATTCTTCACATTGCAGAAGATTCTGTAGAGTTTTTAGAAGAAGCAAAAATCCGTGAATTGTTATTAAAGTATAACAAATTCATGCCTGTTCCTATTAAATTCGGAACAAAAACACATACACTTCCTTTACCGGAAGACGCACCGGAAGATGCGGTTGCTGAAACTGAAGAAGTAGATAATATCATCAACAATCCTACTCCAGCATGGACTATCGCTCCAAGTGATCTGACCAACGAAGATTATATGAAGTTCTACCATGAATTGTATCCAATGCAGTTTGAAGAACCTCTATTCCATATTCACCTGAATGTTGATTATCCATTTAACCTTACAGGAGTTTTATTCTTCCCCAAATTAAGCAACAACTTAAATATTGATAAGGATAAAATCCAGTTATACCAAAATCAGGTATTCGTAACGGATGAAGTAAAAGGGATCGTTCCGGATTTCTTAATGCTTCTAAGAGGGGTAATTGATTCTCCGGATATTCCGTTGAACGTATCCCGTTCTTATCTTCAGGCAGATGGTGCAGTAAAGAAAATCTCTTCTTACATTACTAAAAAAGTAGCTGATAAAATGGCTTCTTTAATCAATGAAAACCGTGAAGACTACGAACAAAAATGGAATGACATTAAAGTAGTCATCGAATACGGAGTGGTTACAGAAGAGAAATTTGCTGAAAAAGCTGATAAATTCACATTATATCCAACAACAGACGGAAAATATTTCCTTTGGAATGAGTTAGTTGATAAAATCACGCCTACTCAAACTGATAAAGACAACAAGCTTGTAATTCTTTACGCAACCAATGCGGATGAACAGCACAGCTATATTCAGTCTGCAAAGGATAAAGGATATGAAGTCCTGTTATTAGATTCTCCAATCATTTCCCACGTTATCCAGAAACTGGAAACAACGAAGGAAAACATTTCATTCGCAAGAGTGGATGCAGATCATATCAACAATCTGATCAAGAAAGATGAGCCCGTTATTTCAAAACTGAATGAAACTGAAAAAGAATCTTTGAAAAAGAATGTAGAAGAAGCCATTCAGGATTCTAAATTCACGGTTCAGCTTGAAGACCTTGACAGCAATGATGCTCCATTTACCATTACTCAACCCGAATTCATGAGAAGAATGAAAGAAATGCAGGCAACCGGTGGTGGTGGCATGTTCGGAATGGGTGGGTTCCCGGAAATGTACAACTTAGTTGTAAATTCCAACAGTGAACTTTCTAATCAGATTTTAAAAACTGAGAATGCTGAAGAGAAACAAAGCTTAATCAAATACGCTTTAGATCTTGCTAAACTTTCTCAAAACCTACTGAAAGGAAAAGACCTGACTGATTTTATACAGAGAAGCTATAAGCAACTTGAAAAATAA